A region of the Ranitomeya imitator isolate aRanImi1 chromosome 10, aRanImi1.pri, whole genome shotgun sequence genome:
aatgttttacatggaAATCAACTGTtcataaacatcagagaattcacacagtggAGATGCCTTTTTCATGTTCCGAATGcgtgaaatgttttaaccagaaagcgaatcttgatagccaccggagaatccacacaggggagaacacCGCCCAACTGGTCTCTGTAAAGGCTAGAAAGTCCCTAGCTGTACAACTAAAAACACCACCTCTGACCTAACTCCCTAATAGGTCGTTGAGGATATTCTCATACCCCCTGAGTAACCTGAGGGAAGGCCACAACACACTGTCAACAAAGATAAACGAAAATGTGAAGTAAGATCTGAAAACCCTGGTTGAGAAATTAAAACACTTTCTTATAGGGCAAAAGAAGGCAAGCTAAGGAGAAccaaaaataaaaggaacaagtATACGCTCCCAGAAGCCTTACAGTGATAGAAGGAAAAGGTGCTGGGAGGGAAATCAAACAGACTCAGTGCAAGAATACAACTGGATTTTTCCAAACAAGGTAAACCACTTTGCTGAAGGGCTGGAATTCCTGAATACACATTCACCAAgatgtatagccagcaaggaagtgcagtgaagggaAAGGTGAACATATAAAATCCCACCCAAAATGTGATAGaacaaatcaaaatgggaaaatgaGAAACAGTTGGAGAGGAGCAAAACAAGAAAGGAAAACAAAGACAATATGTTTATATCATCGTTTGGACAGGGAAGAAAAGGCAATAGCTGAGCAGACAGAAGAACTGATCACGCAGCAATATGTCACTTGATTGAGTCTCCAAGCCAAAGTATGACAGTACCCCCACTTCTACGAGGATCCACCGGACTCTCAGAAACCCCTGACATTGCTGATAGAACTTTCGCATGAGGCAATTCATAGTTGCATAGGTTAAAAAAAGACGTTGCTTCATCAAGTTTAACCTTTCTTCaccaaatatacattttttgccaCTGCATTATCTATAACCTGCATGTACTGAGGAAATCAGCCCTTTTTTAAAGCTGTTCTAGTATTTGCCATTGCTACCTCTTGTGATGGAGCATTCAAATttcttggggaaaatgggggtgcacctTATAATTTGAATATACCTTACTGGCCGCGGTGGAGCAGGGGTCCCAGGATCGCTGCTGGAGCAGGCAACAGTAGGGCGCTGCCGCatcctgggatgagggggtgtttggaggtGCGACACTGTGTGTGCTCGTTTGTGTGGGGGGCCCCACCATCGTTTTGTGAAAGCCTGGGACCCCCacacttccatggtttacattgcagtggactctgggaaaatggctgccaggacaGCACATGCACAGAtgaagatctcggcaccaagatctcgggagatgagatttcagcgccaaGATATTCATCTGCACATATGctgccccagcagccattttccaggAGTCCACCGCAAAGTAAACTATAGAGGtacgggggctccgggctttcacaaaatgtcagctgaGGGAGCCCACCGCATCACTGAACACCAGCAGAGTCACATATTcgaacacccctttctcccagtctggggtccgcagcatcgccccactccgacctctgccagcagagaccctggGACCCGCTTTACCGCagtcaccacccccggtaagctatGAGACGCATGGaatgtaagaagcaccaccattttattcaaacaaaaaaaatttccctatttttctcctcaaaatttggggtgcgtcttatgatccggtgcgtcttataaaccTCAAAATACGGTAAATAAGATCTCTTGTGATACGTCTTTTTTCTAACCTAAACATACACAACTTTTTTTCAACTTCTCATCATTAGGTAGGCCTTCCATTCTTTGTAATTCTCTAGTTCCCCACCATTGGACTAGTTCTATGTAATGATTCCACCCCTCAGTGCGTCTTAGGAcactgattgacagctcagtcatccagtgtTATGCAAGAGCATGCTGAGCTGTCTCTGTTTtgtttgacagcttggccatccaatctgagactgggtggTGCTGAACTCTCGTCAGGTGCTCTCTGTTTCCTTGATTACTCAGCTACTTGACTGGGTTGGCAGTCCCAGTTAGCTGCCAGTCGTAGCTTCATATCTGTGTGGTTTGTTTTCTCTATGCCTAGGGGTTGGCTTGGTGATCTAT
Encoded here:
- the LOC138651802 gene encoding oocyte zinc finger protein XlCOF2-like; the protein is MGESFSCSECGKCFTWKSTVHKHQRIHTVEMPFSCSECVKCFNQKANLDSHRRIHTGENTAQLVSVKARKSLAVQLKTPPLT